In one Rutidosis leptorrhynchoides isolate AG116_Rl617_1_P2 chromosome 8, CSIRO_AGI_Rlap_v1, whole genome shotgun sequence genomic region, the following are encoded:
- the LOC139864258 gene encoding uncharacterized protein: MLQIRPTVRGFFMPKLGNGFSTHGWFDDWSGLGALSSVISRRDIFMAGFSDKTMVGELVDHNVLRWPPDLLHKYPTLSTINCPMLTNEKDYTVWKYNDKVVEFSVFHAWNAIRPQAPVVDWFPIVWYSQCIPCHAFLLWMVIKKKLKTQDRLRDWEVQNGSNLVCVFCKRCVETHEHLFFECEYSAAVWMKVKTRIQMVVNSTQYLNIMNFLRPIAARNRVDLVVVKLVFAASIYFVWQERNNRCFKGKMRSDQCLADVILSTVWIKLFSLRFKESPQVAAMKLTWLM, translated from the coding sequence ATGTTACAGATTCGCCCCACTGTTCGTGGTTTCTTTATGCCTAAGCTCGGTAATGGGTTTTCTACTCATGGTTGGTTCGATGATTGGTCTGGCTTAGGTGCTTTATCTTCTGTTATTTCAAGAAGGGATATTTTTATGGCGGGTTTTTCGGATAAAACTATGGTGGGCGAACTAGTTGATCATAATGTTCTTCGATGGCCCCCTGACTTGCTGCATAAGTATCCGACCCTATCTACTATAAATTGTCCCATGTTAACCAATGAGAAGGATTATACAGTTTGGAAATATAATGATAAAGTGGTTGAGTTTTCTGTATTTCATGCGTGGAATGCAATTCGTCCGCAGGCTCCTGTCGTGGATTGGTTCCCGATAgtttggtattctcaatgcattccTTGCCACGCTTTCCTTTTATGGATGGTTATCAAGAAAAAACTAAAAACACAAGACCGTTTACGTGATTGGGAGGTGCAAAATGGTTCGAATTTGGTTTGTGTATTTTGTAAAAGGTGTGTAGAAACTCATGAACATTTATTTTTTGAGTGTGAGTATTCTGCTGCTGTTTGGATGAAGGTGAAAACAAGAATACAAATGGTTGTCAACAGCACGCAATATTTGAATATCATGAACTTCTTACGTCCAATTGCTGCAAGGAATCGAGTAGATTTAGTAGTGGTGAAGCTAGTATTTGCAGCCTCAATCTATTTTGTATGGCAAGAAAGGAACAACCGTTGCTTCAAAGGGAAGATGAGATCGGACCAATGTTTGGCGGACGTGATTTTATCCACTGTTTGGATAAAGTTGTTTTCGCTTCGGTTTAAAGAATCGCCTCAAGTTGCTGCTATGAAGTTGACGTGGCTTATGTAA